Proteins found in one Sorghum bicolor cultivar BTx623 chromosome 1, Sorghum_bicolor_NCBIv3, whole genome shotgun sequence genomic segment:
- the LOC8059283 gene encoding uncharacterized protein LOC8059283 — MLGRAAALSARRWRGGVPDLRAALRSGGNLLFALFVAAVLAFTLLAAVHSPDDPLLHPSSHQLTDFLTSSTSTSTFLTDDSVLRTGEDFNSSSTGAAGEAAAGGVEVVAEAVPFIKLSEVGAEAEKTEPETERAVTVDTDAATGEGAAVAEETAVAEAVSCDTEAPVDCTGDRELFNLLMRAAIERFPDLHFYRFGRPVAVPGSPMECDLAWRFRPAADAIGTGRTTYYKDYRRFTLTRDINTCTLVVDTVGEYHSGVGAKRNGRRKGKKGKKGKQDAPVTDFVPAKTQIRLDENTANNEAAGAAAEPVFVVGEAVNDSLPVVASESDFSRGKYLIYIGGGERCKSMNHFIWGFLCALGEAQFLNRTLVMDLNVCLNARYTSSGKDEDRDFRLYFDFEHLKQSASVIDQSQFWQDWGKWHKKDRLKNFYTEDIRMTPMKLRDIKDTLIMRKFGNVEPDNYWSRVCEGETEGVIKRPWHFLWKSRRLMEIVSAIASRMNWDFDSVHVVRGEKAQNTRLWPNLDRDTSPDSILASLNDKVGAGRYLYIATNEPDKSFFDPLKEKYKTHFLDDFKYLWDENSEWFTETKELSNGKPVEFDGYMRIAVDTEVFLRGKRHVETFNELTRDCKDGVNTCPASS, encoded by the coding sequence ATGCTGGGGCGGGCGGCGGCACTGTCCGCGCGGCGGTGGCGCGGCGGTGTGCCGGACCTGCGCGCCGCGCTGCGGTCGGGGGGCAACCTCCTGTTCGCGCTCTTCGTGGCGGCCGTGCTCGCATTCACGCTCCTCGCGGCGGTCCACAGCCCCGACGATCCGCTCCTCCACCCGTCCTCGCACCAGCTCACCGATTTCCTCACCTCCTCCACATCCACCTCCACCTTCCTCACCGACGACTCCGTGCTGCGCACCGGGGAGGACTTCAACTCCTCGTCCActggcgccgccggcgaggccGCCGCTGGGGGTGTCGAAGTCGTTGCGGAGGCCGTCCCGTTCATCAAGCTCTCCGAGGTTGGCGCCGAGGCCGAGAAGACGGAGCCCGAGACGGAGCGGGCCGTCACCGTCGACACTGATGCCGCCACGGGCGAAGGTGCGGCGGTGGCGGAGGAAACCGCCGTTGCGGAGGCGGTTTCCTGCGACACGGAGGCGCCCGTGGACTGCACGGGGGACAGGGAACTCTTCAACCTGCTCATGCGCGCGGCCATCGAGCGCTTCCCCGACCTCCACTTCTACCGCTTCGGCCGTCCCGTGGCCGTGCCGGGGAGTCCCATGGAGTGTGACCTCGCCTGGCGCTTCCGCCCCGCTGCCGACGCCATCGGCACCGGCCGGACCACATACTACAAGGACTACCGACGGTTCACGCTCACCCGCGACATCAACACCTGCACCCTCGTCGTCGACACCGTGGGTGAGTACCACTCGGGTGTGGGTGCCAAGCGCAACGGACGGCGCAAGGGGAAGAAAGGGAAGAAGGGGAAGCAGGATGCGCCAGTGACGGACTTTGTGCCGGCTAAGACACAGATTAGGCTGGATGAGAACACTGCCAACAATGAGGCTGCTGGGGCTGCAGCGGAGCCGGTGTTTGTTGTTGGTGAAGCTGTCAATGACAGCTTGCCAGTGGTTGCTTCTGAGTCCGATTTCAGCCGTGGAAAGTACCTCATTTACATTGGTGGTGGCGAGAGGTGCAAGAGCATGAACCACTTCATTTGGGGGTTCTTGTGTGCGCTCGGTGAGGCACAGTTCTTGAACCGGACTCTTGTCATGGACTTGAATGTCTGCCTCAATGCACGGTATACTTCGAGTGGCAAGGATGAAGATAGAGATTTCAGGCTCTACTTTGACTTTGAGCATTTGAAGCAATCGGCGTCTGTGATCGACCAAAGCCAGTTCTGGCAAGATTGGGGAAAGTGGCACAAGAAAGATAGGCTCAAGAACTTTTACACTGAAGACATCAGGATGACCCCAATGAAACTTCGTGACATCAAGGACACACTGATCATGAGGAAGTTTGGGAATGTTGAGCCTGATAACTATTGGTCACGTGTGTGTGAGGGTGAGACTGAGGGAGTAATCAAGCGCCCTTGGCATTTCCTGTGGAAATCTCGTCGCTTGATGGAGATTGTATCTGCCATTGCCTCACGGATGAACTGGGACTTCGACTCGGTCCATGTTGTCAGAGGGGAGAAAGCGCAGAACACACGACTTTGGCCAAACCTTGATAGAGATACCTCGCCAGACAGTATTCTTGCGTCACTTAATGATAAGGTTGGTGCTGGCCGGTATTTGTACATTGCTACCAATGAGCCTGACAAATCGTTCTTTGACCCACTTAAGGAAAAGTATAAAACACACTTCCTCGATGATTTCAAGTACCTGTGGGATGAGAATAGTGAGTGGTTCACTGAAACTAAGGAGCTGAGCAATGGTAAGCCAGTAGAATTTGATGGTTACATGAGGATTGCAGTTGACACGGAGGTATTCTTGAGGGGGAAGAGGCACGTGGAGACGTTCAACGAGCTTACACGTGATTGCAAGGACGGCGTGAATACATGCCCAGCTTCTTCCTGA